The DNA segment AATACCTGATGTTAATAAGTTTGCAAAAATATTTATTATTTCTTGCTGGTTTTGTACCGTCCCTTTGATTGTGGTTTTATTTTCAAAAGAGTCAATTTGGTGTGTCCCGGTATTAAAGGCTGAGTTAGTATCTTGCGCATGAATACTGGTGTCGACTTCAATAATGTAATCTGCCTGTTGCTCAATATAATCTCGATTTTCAGGTAAGCTGAATACTCCGTTATATGTGCCAAGCGATAACGGATCATACTCGTCGAATAACCCTTTGGCTAACCAAGTTGTCGCGTAAGGAATATTATAGGTATGGCAAAATTCCATTAATTGGCCGCGCAGCTGCTTATTAAGCTTTACATTTTCACCTATAAACACTAAAGGTTTTTTAGCTGCATGTAATTTTTTTACTATGTGGCTGGCAATCAAGGCTTCGCCCTGTAGCACAAAATTGTTTTTGTTAAGCTGATTTATATTTTTTGGTAATGCGATTGCTTGTGTTTTTTGGAATATTAAATCTCTTGGGATCTCAATGAACACAGGTTCTTTATTTAAATAAGCGTGGCTAACAAGTTGGAAAAAACGTTCTGCGGCCATATTGGGTTGCCCCAAGGAACGCGCTCCCTGTAACCGTTCAGCTTTCATCCCTAACGAACGAAACGATTCTAATGCACAATCGTAGTTTGCTCGCCAGGTGGAAGATGATGCAACAGTGTGGTGGATGGTGTGATTTGAGATTTCATTTTCGCCCGGCGCACCGGATATAAATATTACTGGTAATTTTTCTGTGATCGCCAAAGCTGCAGCACTGGTACAAGGCAAGCTTCCAACTGTGTAAGTGGTAAGCGCCACACCAATACCCTTAATTTCAGCATGCCCGCAAGCGTTGAAGCCGGCATGCATCTCGTTGCTTGAAGGCGAAAGGGTTATGTTAGAGCTTAAAGCGGAAATAAGGTTTGCGGCAAAATCCCCTCCTACACCATACAATTGATCACAGCCGAAAAACTGCAACACATTAACAAGTGCATCCCCCAATTGTGGTAACGTTTTACTGTAATCCCCACCAAAATTATTTTGGTAATGTACGTTTATATCTGTCATTAATCCCCCTAAAGACCGATCTTTTTTTGTTATTATTTTGATCGAAAAATGTTAAGTGTGGAGGTATTTTCGTCGATAATATTTTTGTAAGGTTGCGCTGTATCAATAATTCAGGTGATAGAGTTTAGACTGTGCTGTATTCACTTAATTATTTGGAAAGAATATTTTACATCCATATCCTGCTCAATTCATTTCTGGATATAAAAAAGCCCCCTAATTGCTAAATGAGGGGGCTGATAACTACATGAAGTAATTAGTCACTAATTAAAATTGAAGCCTTGGTTTGTGTACCAGACGGCGCTGTAATTGTAACCGTCAATGGTCCGGTATCAGCTACTTCCTCGGCATCGTCTGATTTTTTAATCACAACGCTACACGATTCAAAGCCAAGGCTCGAAGAGTTCAATACGGTACAACTGCTAGGACCAACGATTACGCCATTACTTGCAGAGAAGTTGACCGTAGTGCCTGCTGGCATTCGACCGTTATGCAGATCAGTAAAATTAGCAATCACAGTGGCAGGACCATTGGCAATATCTACCGTTTGAAAATAACTATTGATGTCTTTATTATTTAAACCACTTTCGATTAAACCAATTACGGCGTACGAACCTGATTGCAATATAGTAATGTTTTGCCAAATAGGAATTAACTGTTTGGTACAACCTTGCCCTTCAACTGGACATAAAACAGTATTAACCATTTGGTTACCCTGCCAGTCATAACGACCATTAGAATTAAAATCTACATACTCTTCATTATCGCCACCATTTTGATGACAAACAAAGCCAGTATCTGCGTGGCAAGCATCGATTTGCTCTTGCGCACCAACTTCTAATGTCCCATCACTGTATCGACCGCCATAGAAACCATCTTCATTATCATCTCTAAAACCTTCGGCAGGTAAATCCTGAAACGCTTCATTTTCGTCATACAGACCATTGCCATTACTATCAGAGAAGCTTTCTTCACCAATTAAATGAGCAAAAATAGTTATTCTATTGCCATAAACAGAGCCAAGTCCGCCCCACATTGATGGCATATCTACTGTTGCTAGCTGACCGTTATCGTATGGGCATGGCACAATGTCGTTCGTTGAATTTAAGTTTGTATTTACACCATTTTGATCTAAACAATCCATACCATCTCCCAGCCAGCGGCTAAAAGTATTAGGCTCTCTGAAATCAGGAATTGGTGTTCTAGGATTAGAGCTTGTCCAAGTAACGACACAACGGCCATTAGTGGTTTTACACGCTGGCTCAATTTGACCAAACTC comes from the Thalassotalea nanhaiensis genome and includes:
- a CDS encoding thiamine pyrophosphate-dependent enzyme → MTDINVHYQNNFGGDYSKTLPQLGDALVNVLQFFGCDQLYGVGGDFAANLISALSSNITLSPSSNEMHAGFNACGHAEIKGIGVALTTYTVGSLPCTSAAALAITEKLPVIFISGAPGENEISNHTIHHTVASSSTWRANYDCALESFRSLGMKAERLQGARSLGQPNMAAERFFQLVSHAYLNKEPVFIEIPRDLIFQKTQAIALPKNINQLNKNNFVLQGEALIASHIVKKLHAAKKPLVFIGENVKLNKQLRGQLMEFCHTYNIPYATTWLAKGLFDEYDPLSLGTYNGVFSLPENRDYIEQQADYIIEVDTSIHAQDTNSAFNTGTHQIDSFENKTTIKGTVQNQQEIINIFANLLTSGINKFDITLPAKEAKEFDDSAKIDFHNLSAVLNNIQKNTRKPFVYIPEIGNSYFASYGLTTKKATIGRSWITNPWYAAMGTSLPYARAICNEIQKQETDDIAVLITGDGGFHFQLNELIHLQKDQSSLIIIYMRNDIYHLGKSGEGDIYHCSTPDFDVIKLVSAYGGKGFHCETIAEFTQVFEQSVRENKGITLIEVPADTAPQYQCHEIKMLNLYIQAKNGNPEAMKQWQNIKS